One Chthoniobacterales bacterium DNA segment encodes these proteins:
- a CDS encoding zinc metallopeptidase, whose protein sequence is MFYGLFLFAGTMLLSLWAMWRVKSVYNRYSQMRCASGVTGAQVAQAILTKSGISDVEIVPLNEQMGDHYDPTQKRLVLSEANYYGQSPAALGVAAHECGHAIQHQQAYAPLHLRMAAVTATNFASQIVMILPLIGLMTGMFRGQTMILIMAIAWGVIMVFNLITLPVEFDASRRAKILLGDMGYIGTADEMLGVKRVLNAAGWTYVAAFITSLAYFLWYLLPMLTGGRRNN, encoded by the coding sequence ATGTTTTACGGACTCTTTCTCTTTGCTGGAACCATGCTGCTGTCGCTCTGGGCGATGTGGCGGGTGAAAAGCGTTTACAATCGCTACAGCCAGATGCGCTGCGCCTCGGGCGTGACGGGGGCGCAAGTCGCGCAAGCCATTCTTACGAAATCCGGGATCAGCGATGTGGAAATCGTGCCACTGAATGAGCAGATGGGCGACCATTACGATCCAACTCAAAAACGGCTCGTGCTCTCCGAGGCGAACTATTACGGACAGTCGCCTGCGGCTCTCGGCGTGGCGGCGCACGAGTGCGGCCACGCGATTCAACATCAGCAGGCCTACGCGCCGCTGCATCTGCGGATGGCGGCGGTGACGGCGACGAATTTTGCGAGTCAGATTGTCATGATCCTGCCACTGATCGGCTTGATGACCGGAATGTTTCGCGGGCAGACGATGATCCTCATTATGGCCATTGCCTGGGGCGTGATCATGGTCTTCAACCTCATCACGCTGCCAGTCGAGTTTGATGCGTCTCGCCGCGCAAAAATCCTGCTGGGCGACATGGGTTACATCGGCACGGCGGACGAAATGCTGGGCGTCAAACGCGTTCTCAACGCCGCAGGCTGGACCTACGTGGCGGCGTTCATAACGTCGCTCGCCTACTTCCTCTGGTATCTGCTGCCGATGCTGACTGGCGGACGGCGCAACAACTAA
- a CDS encoding TIM barrel protein, which produces MILPGLCSVTFRQFEPQKIIELGSAAGLRAIEWGGDIHVPHGDEDAAKRVRDLTAAAGLQVSSYGSYYRAAGTDVSFDATLRSAVALGAKTIRVWAGNVPSVEASPELVASIVDDLKTCVALGAENDVSIALEFHDGTLTDGNEAALRLLDAVPGVSIIWQPKTLFDVDYRREGLEKLLPRVSNLHVFQWAKDFSRLPLADGASEWKSYLVLVNTLPGDRFALMEFVAADSPEAFLADAAILLQLLS; this is translated from the coding sequence ATGATTCTGCCCGGCCTCTGCTCTGTTACTTTTCGCCAGTTTGAACCGCAGAAAATAATCGAACTCGGCTCTGCCGCCGGCCTGCGCGCCATCGAGTGGGGAGGGGACATTCACGTGCCGCATGGCGACGAGGACGCGGCGAAACGCGTGCGCGATCTCACCGCCGCCGCCGGACTCCAAGTGTCCTCCTACGGCTCGTATTATCGCGCGGCGGGCACGGATGTGAGCTTCGACGCGACCCTGCGCAGCGCCGTCGCTCTGGGCGCAAAAACGATCCGTGTCTGGGCGGGTAACGTGCCTTCCGTTGAAGCGTCGCCGGAACTCGTCGCGTCGATTGTGGACGACCTGAAAACCTGCGTCGCTCTGGGCGCGGAGAACGATGTTTCCATCGCGCTGGAGTTTCACGACGGCACGCTCACCGATGGCAATGAGGCCGCGCTGCGCCTGCTCGACGCCGTGCCCGGAGTCTCGATCATCTGGCAGCCGAAGACGCTTTTCGACGTGGACTATCGGCGCGAGGGATTGGAAAAACTGCTGCCGCGCGTTAGCAATCTCCACGTTTTCCAATGGGCGAAAGATTTCTCGCGCCTGCCGCTGGCCGACGGCGCATCGGAATGGAAGTCGTATCTGGTGCTGGTGAACACCCTGCCGGGCGACCGGTTTGCGCTGATGGAGTTTGTCGCCGCCGACTCTCCGGAAGCGTTCCTCGCCGACGCCGCCATTTTACTCCAACTCCTCTCGTGA
- a CDS encoding PAS domain S-box protein, whose protein sequence is MKVIPQLLRALLVAESNEDATPLIEALKRGGYEPDWERVETETALRKALVSKEWDVVFCDYSMPDLDARRTLRILRETGDTLTAIVVSGQAGEEVAVEAMRLGANDFVLKNNIERIVPAIERELAASILRRERQAATIALRESEERHRVLFDRSPLPMWVYDPKTLNYLAVNEMAVREYGYTREEYLAMSLRDLRLPEDVAELLQSFSSMKNDSDYLPQATRRHRKKDGTIIIVEIADQAITFNGVTARVVQAADITEARRAADQIREQAALLDHAQDAIVVQNLEGDITYWNKSAERVFGWTAEEALGRKAPELLYENPVIYHEAFDATLLDGDWVGEVRKLTKTGGQVLVAARWTLLRNDSGEPQAVLVINTDVTEKKQMEVQFFRAQRMGSIGTLAGGIAHDLNNVLGPIIMGVDLMKVRATDPQDINILNLMEMSGQRGVDLVRQVLFFARGIEGRRGSVSAIQLVRDLETIACETFPKSITIEVEAPEDTWNMPGDKTQFHQVLLNLCVNARDAMPAGGRLRISAHNRQIDEQFAATQLTCHPGSYVALEVSDTGIGMAPEVVARMFEPFFTTKELGHGTGLGLSTTDSIIKNHGGFVIVQSEPGKGTTFQVFLPAEIAPIEIGDPAIPLDLPRGNGELILIIDDEASIRSITGETLAAFGYRTLSASDGAEGVATYAQHAGEIAVVLTDMMMPVMGGAATVRVLLRLDPQVQIIIASGSSSKTMEAEVAEMGVKFFMPKPYNAETLLQTLHQLLHPKD, encoded by the coding sequence ATGAAAGTCATCCCCCAACTTCTCCGGGCCCTCCTCGTCGCCGAGTCCAACGAGGATGCGACACCCTTGATTGAGGCTTTAAAGCGCGGCGGTTATGAGCCGGATTGGGAGCGGGTCGAGACCGAGACCGCCCTGCGCAAGGCGCTGGTCTCGAAGGAATGGGACGTGGTTTTTTGCGATTACTCCATGCCGGACTTGGACGCGCGGCGGACGTTGCGCATCCTTCGCGAGACGGGCGACACGCTCACGGCGATTGTCGTTTCGGGCCAGGCGGGCGAGGAAGTCGCGGTCGAGGCGATGCGGCTGGGCGCGAATGATTTCGTTCTCAAAAACAACATCGAACGCATCGTCCCGGCCATTGAACGCGAACTCGCTGCGTCGATCCTTCGCCGCGAACGCCAGGCCGCCACTATCGCGCTACGCGAAAGCGAGGAGCGCCACCGGGTGCTCTTCGACCGGAGCCCGCTGCCGATGTGGGTCTATGATCCGAAGACGCTGAATTATCTGGCCGTGAACGAAATGGCCGTGCGCGAATACGGGTACACCCGCGAAGAATATCTCGCGATGAGCCTGCGGGATTTGCGCCTGCCCGAGGACGTGGCCGAGCTGTTGCAGTCGTTTTCCTCCATGAAAAACGACTCGGATTATCTGCCCCAGGCCACGCGCCGCCATCGCAAAAAAGACGGCACCATCATCATCGTGGAAATCGCCGACCAGGCGATCACCTTCAATGGCGTCACCGCCCGCGTCGTGCAGGCGGCGGACATCACCGAGGCACGCCGGGCCGCCGACCAGATCCGGGAGCAGGCCGCCCTGCTCGACCACGCGCAGGACGCCATCGTCGTGCAGAATCTCGAGGGCGATATCACGTATTGGAACAAAAGCGCCGAGCGCGTCTTCGGCTGGACAGCGGAGGAGGCTCTGGGCCGCAAAGCCCCGGAATTGCTCTACGAGAATCCAGTCATTTACCACGAGGCCTTCGACGCCACGCTGCTGGACGGCGACTGGGTTGGCGAAGTACGCAAGCTCACCAAGACCGGCGGTCAGGTGCTCGTCGCAGCCCGTTGGACTCTCCTGCGCAACGACTCGGGCGAGCCGCAGGCCGTGCTGGTGATCAACACCGACGTCACCGAAAAGAAACAGATGGAGGTCCAGTTCTTTCGCGCCCAGCGCATGGGCAGCATCGGCACCCTCGCCGGCGGCATCGCGCACGACCTCAATAACGTCCTCGGCCCCATCATCATGGGCGTCGATCTCATGAAAGTCCGCGCCACCGATCCACAGGACATCAACATTCTCAACCTCATGGAAATGAGCGGCCAGCGCGGAGTGGACCTCGTGCGGCAAGTGCTCTTTTTCGCCCGCGGCATCGAGGGACGGCGCGGCTCGGTGAGTGCGATCCAACTCGTTCGCGACCTCGAAACCATCGCCTGCGAGACGTTTCCCAAATCCATCACCATCGAAGTCGAAGCTCCCGAGGACACGTGGAATATGCCGGGCGACAAAACGCAGTTTCACCAGGTGCTGCTGAATCTCTGCGTGAATGCCCGCGACGCGATGCCTGCTGGCGGACGCCTGCGCATCAGCGCGCACAATCGCCAGATCGACGAACAATTTGCCGCCACGCAGCTCACCTGCCACCCGGGCTCCTACGTCGCACTCGAAGTCAGCGACACCGGCATCGGCATGGCACCCGAGGTCGTCGCGCGGATGTTCGAGCCGTTTTTCACCACCAAGGAACTCGGCCACGGCACCGGGCTTGGGCTTTCCACGACCGACTCAATCATCAAAAATCACGGCGGCTTCGTCATCGTGCAGAGCGAGCCGGGTAAGGGCACCACGTTTCAAGTCTTTCTGCCTGCCGAAATAGCCCCCATTGAAATAGGAGACCCGGCCATTCCATTGGATCTCCCCCGTGGCAACGGCGAGCTTATTCTCATCATCGACGACGAGGCATCCATCCGCTCCATCACCGGGGAAACGCTGGCCGCCTTCGGCTATCGCACGCTCAGCGCGAGCGACGGCGCGGAAGGTGTGGCCACCTATGCGCAGCACGCGGGCGAGATCGCCGTCGTGCTGACCGACATGATGATGCCCGTGATGGGTGGCGCGGCGACGGTGCGCGTGTTGCTCCGGCTCGATCCGCAGGTGCAGATCATCATCGCCAGCGGGTCGAGTTCGAAAACCATGGAAGCCGAGGTCGCCGAGATGGGGGTGAAGTTTTTCATGCCCAAACCCTACAACGCCGAGACCCTCCTCCAGACGCTGCACCAGTTGCTGCATCCGAAGGATTGA
- a CDS encoding DUF3820 family protein, protein MSLEENIADWIREDLSEIIGGRMPFGKFGPKFFPPVGVPLYDLPVEYLEWFAKKGFPKGRLGELLKIVHQLKVDGCDEIFDATRRRRGGRTSLRPASEKPMIHP, encoded by the coding sequence ATGTCGCTCGAAGAAAACATCGCCGACTGGATTCGCGAAGATCTTTCCGAGATCATCGGGGGGCGCATGCCGTTCGGGAAATTTGGCCCGAAATTTTTCCCGCCCGTGGGCGTGCCGCTCTACGATCTCCCCGTGGAATACCTCGAGTGGTTTGCGAAAAAAGGCTTTCCGAAAGGACGCCTCGGCGAGCTGCTGAAGATCGTGCACCAGCTCAAGGTCGATGGCTGCGATGAGATTTTCGATGCGACGCGAAGACGACGGGGCGGTCGAACCTCGTTGCGCCCGGCGTCAGAAAAGCCCATGATCCATCCATGA
- a CDS encoding DUF3341 domain-containing protein produces the protein MNKAVFGIAKNFDQANTIVIDLQESGFPTSDISILAPDTEGRHDFGHVKETKAPEGIATGASTGGVIGGVLGLLAGIGALAIPGVGPFIAAGPIMGALSGLGIGAATGGIVGGLVGAGIPEFEARLYEEKLKNGHYLISVHAHDDKELERAKELFKNDGAEDISTTYMHNVEKNDRITTNS, from the coding sequence ATGAACAAGGCAGTATTCGGCATCGCCAAAAACTTCGACCAGGCCAACACCATCGTCATCGATCTCCAGGAAAGCGGATTTCCCACGAGCGACATCTCCATCCTCGCGCCCGACACCGAGGGCCGGCACGACTTCGGTCACGTCAAGGAAACCAAAGCCCCCGAGGGCATCGCCACCGGAGCCTCCACAGGTGGCGTGATCGGCGGGGTTCTCGGTCTGCTTGCCGGCATTGGCGCGCTCGCCATTCCCGGCGTAGGCCCATTCATCGCCGCCGGTCCGATCATGGGAGCGCTCAGCGGACTCGGCATCGGCGCGGCCACCGGCGGCATCGTCGGCGGACTCGTCGGGGCGGGCATCCCGGAGTTTGAGGCGCGTCTCTACGAGGAGAAATTAAAGAATGGCCACTACCTCATCTCCGTCCACGCGCACGACGACAAGGAGCTGGAGCGTGCGAAGGAGTTGTTCAAGAACGACGGCGCTGAGGACATTTCCACGACCTACATGCACAACGTCGAAAAGAACGATCGCATCACCACCAATAGCTAG
- a CDS encoding carbon starvation CstA family protein: MFPRIFRSLGWMLVALAALFAVGLLALHRGETINAVWLVVAGVCTMMIAYRFHSKWLAVKVLEVDEHRAPPAVRLRDGKDFVPTHRWMVFGHHFAAIAGPGPLVGITSRSCSRRCSF; encoded by the coding sequence ATGTTTCCCCGGATATTTCGTTCGCTCGGATGGATGTTAGTCGCGCTCGCGGCGCTCTTCGCCGTCGGCCTGCTGGCGCTGCATCGCGGCGAAACGATCAACGCCGTCTGGCTCGTCGTCGCCGGCGTTTGCACGATGATGATCGCCTACCGTTTCCACAGCAAATGGCTCGCCGTGAAAGTGCTCGAAGTCGATGAACACCGCGCGCCGCCAGCGGTGCGTTTGCGCGATGGGAAAGACTTCGTGCCCACGCATCGCTGGATGGTTTTCGGCCACCACTTCGCGGCGATTGCCGGTCCGGGTCCGCTCGTGGGTATCACTTCGCGATCATGTTCGAGGCGTTGTTCATTCTAA
- a CDS encoding BON domain-containing protein — protein MKTLLSTLVALSLVGVVYAEDNTNKAVPTTNSDTTAPGVSSADKSAEDQPDAPKDKDNTAQNQRDKSGETLTPEDQSNTPEDIQLTAAIRRSLVKDDALSMNAKNIKVITIQGAVTLRGTVNSEDEKNKIAATAKGVQGIKELKNELEVKKD, from the coding sequence ATGAAAACTCTCTTGAGCACTCTGGTGGCCCTGTCTCTGGTAGGCGTCGTTTACGCCGAGGACAACACCAACAAAGCCGTTCCCACCACCAATAGCGATACCACCGCGCCCGGCGTTTCCAGCGCGGATAAATCCGCCGAGGACCAGCCGGACGCCCCTAAGGACAAGGACAACACCGCGCAAAACCAGCGCGACAAATCCGGCGAAACGCTCACGCCCGAGGACCAGTCGAATACGCCCGAGGACATCCAGCTCACCGCCGCCATTCGCCGCTCGCTCGTGAAGGACGACGCCCTTTCCATGAACGCCAAGAACATCAAAGTCATCACCATTCAGGGCGCGGTGACCCTGCGCGGCACGGTCAATTCCGAGGACGAGAAAAACAAAATCGCCGCCACCGCCAAGGGCGTTCAAGGCATCAAGGAACTGAAGAACGAACTCGAAGTCAAAAAGGACTAA
- a CDS encoding ATP-binding protein produces MEEFFRKLFDTTDFPARWHCGNWSDFLGWLYILSDLAIFAAYVAIPLAIVFFIFVRRQKIVFPTLYWFFAAFILSCGLTHLIDATIFWHPWYRLSALVKFITALASWSTVILILRSLPHALALPGAALLNNQLKREIEERKRAATALQASTTQLKLAMEHSRLGDWSWNPATDLTVFSERGCEIFGLPPGKIETWANILTKLHPDDRERAVLAVQTAVEQHGDYDIEYRVLHDGGREAWVSARGRAEYDSDGKVTVMLGTVQDITERKLIEHERERLLAGERHARSEAERAGLMKDEFLATLSHELRTPLNAILGWTHLLKNETDEEQRQQGLAVIERNTRVQSQLVDDLLDMNKIITGKIGLVVQRIHLRDVIQAALDSVRLSAQPKNITFEAHLDANAHLVMGDPSRLQQIIWNLLTNAIKFTPVDGRVEIRLENAGDSVEISVTDSGAGISPEFLPHVFDRFRQADSSITRKHGGLGLGLAIVKNLAEIHGGSVSAESAGDGLGSTFRLRLPAASEETSRTSMSELASSPLVEPVAALPRPWAGLDRTRVLLVENDADSLALLTQVLKKEGATVHATGSGAEALAELEKRSFDLIISDIGMPEMDGFALIEKLRRWPATKNGAIPAIALTAFARPEDRDRALACGFNVFLSKPVDPTDLLNVASRCIATPPER; encoded by the coding sequence ATGGAAGAATTTTTTCGTAAGCTGTTCGATACGACTGACTTTCCAGCCCGCTGGCATTGCGGAAACTGGTCCGACTTCCTCGGCTGGCTTTACATACTTTCCGATCTCGCCATTTTCGCGGCCTACGTGGCGATCCCGCTGGCTATCGTTTTCTTCATTTTTGTCCGGCGGCAAAAAATCGTTTTCCCGACGCTCTACTGGTTTTTCGCCGCGTTCATCCTTTCCTGCGGGCTCACGCATCTCATCGACGCCACGATCTTCTGGCATCCGTGGTATCGCCTGTCGGCCTTGGTAAAATTCATCACCGCGCTCGCCTCGTGGTCCACTGTCATCCTCATTTTGCGCTCGCTGCCCCACGCGCTGGCATTGCCGGGAGCGGCCCTGCTAAACAACCAGTTGAAGCGCGAAATCGAGGAACGCAAACGCGCCGCCACCGCGCTCCAAGCTTCCACGACCCAGCTCAAACTCGCCATGGAGCACTCGCGCCTCGGCGACTGGAGCTGGAATCCGGCGACCGATCTTACGGTGTTTTCGGAGCGCGGCTGCGAAATCTTTGGCCTGCCGCCGGGCAAGATCGAGACGTGGGCGAATATTCTCACCAAGCTGCATCCCGACGATCGCGAGCGCGCCGTTCTCGCTGTGCAAACTGCCGTCGAGCAGCACGGCGATTACGACATTGAGTATCGCGTTCTCCACGACGGCGGACGCGAGGCCTGGGTCTCCGCCCGGGGCCGGGCCGAGTACGATTCCGATGGGAAAGTCACCGTCATGCTCGGCACCGTGCAGGACATTACCGAGCGGAAACTTATCGAGCACGAACGCGAGCGCCTTCTCGCCGGAGAACGCCACGCCCGCTCCGAGGCCGAGCGCGCCGGGCTCATGAAAGACGAATTTCTCGCCACGCTTTCGCATGAGTTGCGCACGCCGCTCAACGCCATTCTCGGCTGGACGCATTTGCTAAAAAACGAGACCGACGAGGAGCAGCGCCAGCAGGGACTCGCCGTTATCGAGCGCAACACCCGCGTGCAAAGCCAGCTCGTGGACGACTTGCTCGACATGAACAAAATCATCACCGGCAAGATCGGCCTCGTCGTTCAGCGCATCCATTTGCGCGACGTGATCCAGGCCGCACTCGACTCGGTCCGATTGTCCGCGCAGCCAAAGAACATTACCTTCGAAGCGCACCTCGACGCCAACGCCCACCTCGTGATGGGCGACCCGTCGCGTCTCCAGCAAATCATCTGGAACTTGCTCACCAACGCGATCAAATTCACGCCCGTCGATGGCCGCGTCGAGATCCGCCTGGAGAACGCCGGGGACAGTGTGGAAATCAGCGTCACCGACTCCGGAGCTGGAATCTCGCCCGAGTTTTTGCCGCACGTTTTCGACCGTTTCCGGCAGGCCGATTCGTCCATCACCCGCAAACACGGTGGACTCGGACTCGGCTTGGCGATTGTCAAAAATCTCGCCGAAATCCACGGCGGCAGCGTCTCGGCGGAAAGCGCTGGCGACGGCCTCGGCTCCACCTTCCGCCTGCGCCTGCCCGCCGCCTCGGAAGAAACCAGCCGCACCTCCATGTCCGAGCTGGCTTCCAGTCCACTCGTCGAACCGGTAGCAGCCCTGCCAAGGCCGTGGGCGGGTCTGGATCGGACGCGCGTTTTGCTGGTGGAAAACGACGCCGACTCGCTGGCGCTGCTCACGCAAGTTCTAAAAAAAGAAGGTGCCACGGTTCACGCGACCGGCTCGGGAGCGGAGGCGCTGGCCGAACTCGAGAAGCGGAGTTTCGACCTTATCATCAGCGACATCGGCATGCCGGAGATGGACGGTTTCGCGCTCATTGAGAAGCTGCGTCGCTGGCCTGCGACCAAAAATGGAGCGATCCCGGCGATAGCGCTCACGGCCTTTGCGCGGCCCGAAGATCGCGACCGAGCACTCGCTTGTGGCTTTAATGTTTTCCTCTCGAAACCGGTCGATCCCACGGATTTGCTGAACGTCGCCAGCCGCTGCATCGCTACTCCGCCAGAGCGCTGA
- a CDS encoding ATP-dependent 6-phosphofructokinase has protein sequence MNLSQHARSIAVLTSGGDSPGMNPAVRAVAHIAIRQGYRALGYQNGYDGIFDDEIVDLTSETLSGLLERGGTVLHTSRCQRMMTPEGQAEAVRKLRAQNVEGLVVIGGDGSLTGALKLTQLGFPIVGIPGTIDNDIYGTQMGVGVDTACNTIVEMIDKIKDTARSHSRCFLVEVMGRGSGYLALTTAISCGAEVAVIPEYRYNMPRILEMLAKRYAKRQKSSLIILAEGVCSAEELINKMKEVGGENMLQQEVRRTVLGHVQRGGSPSHYDRMLATRMGELAVMGLLQSETGTMTSLRDGKVTLVDLEKVLSRKRPISPTLTRLAKNLGIEFGDTVEV, from the coding sequence ATGAATCTATCCCAACACGCCCGCTCCATCGCCGTCCTAACATCCGGCGGCGATTCGCCCGGCATGAACCCAGCCGTGCGCGCCGTTGCCCACATCGCGATCCGCCAGGGCTACCGCGCCCTGGGTTATCAGAATGGCTATGACGGTATTTTCGACGACGAAATTGTGGATCTAACCAGTGAGACTTTGAGCGGACTCCTTGAGCGTGGCGGCACCGTCCTGCATACCAGCCGCTGCCAGCGCATGATGACGCCCGAGGGGCAGGCGGAGGCGGTGCGGAAATTGCGCGCGCAAAACGTCGAGGGATTGGTCGTTATCGGCGGTGATGGATCATTGACTGGCGCGCTCAAGCTCACGCAACTCGGATTTCCCATCGTCGGCATTCCCGGCACGATCGACAACGATATCTATGGAACTCAAATGGGCGTCGGCGTGGATACAGCCTGCAACACGATTGTCGAGATGATCGACAAGATCAAAGACACCGCCCGCTCGCACAGCCGCTGCTTTCTCGTCGAGGTCATGGGCCGGGGGAGCGGTTATCTGGCGCTCACCACCGCCATTTCATGCGGGGCCGAGGTGGCCGTTATTCCCGAGTATCGCTATAATATGCCGCGCATTCTGGAGATGCTGGCGAAGCGCTACGCCAAAAGGCAAAAAAGCAGTCTCATCATTCTCGCCGAGGGCGTTTGCTCTGCCGAGGAACTCATCAATAAAATGAAGGAAGTCGGCGGTGAAAACATGCTGCAACAGGAAGTGCGCCGCACGGTGCTGGGTCACGTCCAGCGCGGGGGAAGCCCGAGTCATTACGATCGAATGCTGGCCACGCGCATGGGCGAGCTGGCGGTGATGGGTTTGCTGCAAAGCGAGACCGGCACGATGACGTCGTTGCGCGATGGAAAAGTAACATTGGTCGATCTTGAGAAGGTGCTTTCGAGAAAGCGCCCGATCTCCCCCACGCTCACCCGGCTGGCCAAAAACTTGGGCATCGAGTTTGGCGACACCGTGGAAGTCTAA
- a CDS encoding carbon starvation CstA 5TM domain-containing protein gives MTPERAVLAFCLGTTLLIKMGKTRYLWVTLVPLVFMVAVTFAAGWEKLFSPDPRIGFLAGANLNLQKIGDLKAATVALNYRIDAVVTAGFLLATLIVITGCAWTWIRLLTGGLHSPMNESPSVRLSALAE, from the coding sequence TTGACGCCGGAACGCGCCGTACTAGCGTTTTGCCTTGGCACCACGCTGCTCATCAAAATGGGGAAGACGCGTTATCTCTGGGTGACGTTAGTACCGCTCGTTTTCATGGTCGCGGTGACGTTCGCCGCAGGCTGGGAGAAATTGTTTTCGCCTGATCCGCGAATCGGATTTCTGGCGGGCGCAAATCTGAATCTGCAAAAGATCGGCGACTTGAAAGCGGCGACCGTCGCCTTGAATTATCGGATCGACGCCGTGGTCACCGCCGGGTTTTTGCTGGCGACTTTGATCGTAATCACCGGCTGCGCGTGGACTTGGATTCGACTCCTCACCGGCGGCCTGCATTCGCCGATGAACGAGAGCCCGTCCGTGCGGCTCAGCGCTCTGGCGGAGTAG